A single region of the Novosphingobium sp. SL115 genome encodes:
- a CDS encoding MFS transporter: MAFTTLRRIYTHTALQSFVEASGGLFVVGFLVKQGLSPALALASFALVLLSRFALRATVLPLAHAHGLRTVLLLGVLIRAISFVTLPFVGGIGAMLVAYILISGLGSVLYWTGYHAYVSAAGSEGAMGRQVSIQQATTATVGIVAPVAGGFLLAGAGPLAGFAIIAALQLCAALPFLGAPNPAIDPASRADPAIVRFGRRLYFAEGLQTGCGVVIWNLALFVTLNQNFESFGGAMALAGIGAAAGSLIIGRLIDGGRGTHSLALAYGLGAGVLVIKALAWASPLPALIATALGALAAPMLATAMLSPLYAMAQRSRCTLRFNMATEGGWDLGCSVACLVAAVVLASGKGYSLPIAMGLLGTSAIALGLTHWYRRLAQA, translated from the coding sequence ATGGCTTTCACCACCTTGCGCCGCATCTACACGCACACTGCACTGCAATCGTTTGTAGAGGCGAGCGGCGGCCTGTTTGTGGTGGGTTTTCTGGTCAAACAAGGCCTGTCCCCCGCCCTCGCTCTTGCCAGTTTCGCGCTGGTTCTGCTGTCGCGCTTTGCCCTGCGCGCGACGGTGCTTCCCCTTGCCCACGCCCATGGGTTGCGCACCGTGCTGCTGCTGGGCGTGTTAATCCGGGCCATCAGTTTCGTGACGCTGCCCTTCGTCGGCGGTATCGGCGCGATGCTCGTCGCCTATATCCTCATCTCCGGCTTGGGCAGCGTGCTCTACTGGACCGGCTACCACGCCTATGTCTCTGCCGCGGGCAGCGAAGGCGCGATGGGACGTCAGGTCTCCATCCAGCAGGCCACCACCGCCACGGTCGGCATCGTCGCCCCGGTGGCGGGCGGGTTCCTGCTGGCAGGGGCCGGACCACTGGCAGGCTTTGCCATCATCGCCGCCCTGCAACTGTGCGCCGCCCTCCCCTTCCTCGGCGCGCCCAACCCGGCCATCGATCCGGCCTCCCGCGCTGATCCGGCCATCGTCCGCTTCGGTCGCCGTCTCTACTTTGCCGAAGGGCTGCAAACCGGCTGCGGCGTGGTGATCTGGAACCTCGCGCTGTTCGTCACGCTCAACCAGAACTTCGAAAGCTTTGGTGGCGCGATGGCGCTGGCGGGGATTGGCGCGGCGGCGGGCAGCCTCATCATTGGCCGCCTGATCGACGGCGGACGGGGCACCCACTCGCTGGCGCTGGCCTATGGCTTGGGCGCGGGCGTCCTGGTCATCAAGGCGCTGGCATGGGCCAGTCCGCTGCCCGCGCTGATCGCCACCGCACTGGGCGCGCTGGCCGCGCCCATGCTCGCTACCGCCATGCTCTCACCGCTCTATGCCATGGCGCAAAGATCGCGCTGCACCTTGCGCTTCAACATGGCGACAGAGGGCGGATGGGATCTGGGATGTTCGGTCGCGTGTCTTGTCGCGGCCGTCGTTCTGGCAAGCGGTAAGGGCTATTCGCTGCCCATCGCGATGGGCCTGCTCGGCACCTCGGCCATCGCCCTGGGCCTGACGCACTGGTATCGCCGTCTGGCGCAGGCTTGA
- the purN gene encoding phosphoribosylglycinamide formyltransferase: MVDKTPVAVFISGSGTNMAALLYASRAAGCPYEIVLVLSNNPDASGLKLAQAEGVPTFCLPHKGIPRADHDALMEEQVRASGARFIALAGYMRILSPEFVGRWEGRMLNIHPSLLPKYKGLHTHDRAIEAGDTHGGCTVHLVTAELDDGPVLGQTPVAIIPGDTGDSLAARVLFAEHQLYSRTLAAYVARENSAEWLLEKVRTLTAALPEVEERESHGAPGWRVGGKYFAHFNDQHHGTPHIALLVKTSGQDELAALIDQAPEMWFRPAYYGASGWAGLVLNRADVDWDHAADWLRRSWAAVAPRRLAAMMEF, from the coding sequence ATGGTTGATAAGACCCCCGTCGCGGTCTTCATTTCCGGCAGCGGCACCAACATGGCGGCGCTGCTCTATGCTTCGCGCGCGGCGGGCTGCCCCTATGAAATCGTGCTGGTTCTTTCCAACAATCCGGATGCATCGGGCCTGAAACTGGCGCAGGCCGAAGGCGTGCCCACGTTCTGCCTGCCGCACAAAGGTATTCCCCGCGCAGACCATGACGCGCTGATGGAAGAACAAGTGCGGGCATCGGGCGCGCGGTTCATCGCGCTGGCGGGGTACATGCGGATTCTCAGCCCGGAATTTGTCGGTCGCTGGGAAGGTCGGATGCTCAACATTCACCCCTCGCTCTTGCCCAAATACAAGGGCCTGCACACGCACGACCGCGCGATTGAGGCGGGCGACACCCACGGCGGCTGCACCGTCCACCTCGTCACGGCCGAACTCGATGATGGCCCGGTTCTGGGGCAAACGCCCGTCGCGATCATCCCCGGCGACACCGGCGACAGTCTTGCTGCGCGCGTGCTCTTTGCCGAACACCAGCTCTATTCGCGCACGCTGGCAGCCTATGTCGCACGCGAAAACAGCGCAGAATGGCTGCTCGAAAAAGTCCGCACCCTCACCGCTGCCTTGCCAGAGGTTGAGGAGCGCGAAAGCCACGGCGCGCCCGGCTGGCGTGTCGGCGGCAAATACTTCGCCCATTTCAACGATCAGCACCACGGCACGCCCCACATCGCGCTGCTGGTAAAGACCAGCGGGCAGGATGAACTGGCCGCCCTGATCGATCAGGCCCCCGAAATGTGGTTCCGCCCCGCCTATTACGGTGCCAGCGGCTGGGCGGGATTGGTCCTCAACCGCGCCGATGTCGATTGGGACCACGCGGCGGACTGGCTACGGCGTAGCTGGGCGGCAGTCGCCCCTCGCCGTCTTGCCGCCATGATGGAATTTTAA